In the Ptychodera flava strain L36383 chromosome 1, AS_Pfla_20210202, whole genome shotgun sequence genome, tcagcctgtacgtgTGTTGACTGCaccgttattgttgacaataacAATAGCAAGGCTGAGTTGTTATTGTTCACAAGTGAAttaggtccggactagaattgacatgaaaaaaataacagcgcTTTTAACGCGTACAGAAGCTCTGTCACCAACAGAAGCCGAGAACGGAATGTTTCAACacgcttttgggagtagaacaagaacttacaATGGACGTGCAATATAGTACAAATAGCGAAAAAAAGACATCGAAAGTTATATAGCTACTGCATTTCTCGGTTTCCTTTTTATCATTATGCAATTAGCAACCACCTGATTGCTGTATGTCCAAACCCTATGTGTATGTTGGCAACGCTGTGGGTGAATTAAAAAGCTACAgtttaaatttgcaatttacGTGTTCCAATTGTTTTATAGAAAACAGGTGGCAAGCAAAAGGAAATTGAAAGTTTCGGTCAATAAAGGCAATTGAACTCGCATTATGAAACGCCGCGAGAATATCAATGGGCTATTACGAGCAGTATTAGCTTTTGATATCTAGAACAATTTTCGTCAATTAATTCTCGTCGAGGTTGCCGCGATGAATTAGCTGAGCGTAATCGCTCGAGTAAATCGTTTTAGCGTACAAATAAGCCCTCCTTAATTAGATCGACCGGTCAGTATAAACATTTGGAAACTAAAGTGCCTGGGGCAATTGCGCGAACATCCGACACCCTGGAGAAAAATCGCGCAAGAAAAGATCAGGAGAGAATCGTAAATAAGCGGCCGTAATCCTGGCGccacaaaataagaaaaaaggCAATTATAATTTTCATAATGAGATTtgcgcacacacacacgtgcGGAAATATGGACTCCATTAAAATTCAAGACATATAGGTAAATACACAAATCCGCTGTTTAAACAAGACGTGTCTCCGCGGTTCCCAGCACGGAAATGTTCTCGCAGCTTGAGGAATTAAAGTGGCAATAGACAGATATCACTTCGCGTGAGTTTATTTCTGCGTATTTGCAGAGTTTTAACAAACACGTTATGAATTTGAAATCGGCCTGTTGCATGATGGGATTCAGAGTCCATGTCCAACCCAGTTACGACTTCACCAGAATCCGATTCAAGCTCAAATCACAACAGTTAAACTCTCCGAAGAAAGATTTAAAACAATATGCCAATGCAAATGATAATTACGCGTAGAAATTGGATTTTGTTCATATTTGAGTTCTGAAGAACATGGTATACTCATTAAATCTGTCTCCCAATAAAATCCATTCCTGTATTCACATATTTCATTTCTCCGGAAATAATTCCATTCCATTAAGAGTTCGAAAAAAGGAAGTTACTTGTCTTGGGAGACACGTTTTGAAgcttttattttcatgaaatcaaaGATTAAGACGGAAAGAGAACAAATATGCAACATGACGTTTTTCACGTCTTGTGCCCGATTCCACATcaaacatatgtatatatatatatatatatatatatatatatatatatatataatctaatATATGTAAACTTCCATTGAAACTCAAGAAAGTGTCGATAGCGTTAAACAAAAGGGGTTTTGTTAAGGATGCATTTCCAAAGATAACATATGCAAGTTCGTACCTTGAATTCATCAGTCTGATACAACCACCCGACGAGTGTATGTAGCCAGCCTTTGCTGACTTATAATCTTCTTATAAAATTTTATTAAGTAGTAATGAAAGAGTCGCAGGCCACGTTTATCTTTGATCCAACCTGTAGTCTTCGTTCGTTCAACCATTCATTCATCgattcactcactcactcacatgTTCGCGCACTCactttttcattcattcatttattctttCCTACACTCTCAAACGCATACATCGACACCGCCCAGATCAGCGCCGCTTACGTTGACGGATCCCTGCATCGCACCCTGTAGGGATACCCTGCAgtaaataatgtttatattctCTGAAAGATTAGATGAAAATGGAGCGTAGATTGAATTATATGTCATTTTCTAAAGATTTAACGAAATGTTTATAATGTGGGCCTTTAaaaatttaatgatattttttccGTCCTTCCATCTTTAGCTTTTAGAATGATAGCCACTTTGATCAGCATGAATTAGTCAAATGCGAGCTGCGTAAGCCAGTGAGATGTAATGACATTGTTATAGGGGAAATACTACCGCATGCAATCACATCGTGTTTCCGCTGAgcggttttttttttgctggtAATGCTCGGAGTTACAAAGAAGTAGGTGCGGGCACGACAGTCTTGGCCACTATTGTCGCTGTCGTTATAATTAATATGCTAATACAGTCGTGACTAAGACTGATGATACAATTGTTCAATGTCTCATTTAAATCAagtgtgtatttttaagatatAACAAGATTTTAATTGAATTTAATTGACAGTTACATTTTTCTACACTTGCTAATTACATGACATTTTAAGATAAATATGCTTTCATATCACTGTTCTTCTGTGATAAAGATATTTGTAGCTATCAAAAACTGACCGAAAATTATCTCTTTTTCATTGACAGGGAAAAAAATGAACCCACTGACTGCCTGCACTGCCTTGGTTGCACTTCTGTGCGTACAAATTCTCGTAGTTGAATCACAGGGTGATTCAGGTAAGAATTTGCGGTAGACAAcaatcaaatttaaaatatgacgtcatcagCAACAGTCCGAAAAGTGCTTCGTCTTTTTGTGTGCCCCTTTTACTCGACTTACCTTTGTGGTATCTCGAAAATCCCACGTAGTCGGAAAGCGAGTCGAATGGTATAGCTTGAACGGATTCCTAAAGAAACAATCTCCCTGCCTTCTTTGCATACTTGAAGAAATACAATGTCAATTCCCAATATGTTTGCCAAGTCTGAGAGCATTTTATTATCTTTTGAGATTCCGGCTGTTATGTTATCTTCAACATAAAGCCTTGACATTGCCATATTGACGGgaaaaatgaagtgaaaaagGAGACAAGACGCCAAGAGAAAGAAATTCTAATTCTATACCGCCGGGAATTGCAGAGATAGTCGCAAAGGACATACGGCACTACATCTTGGGAGATCGACATCTTCCAGCGCATTTGCTTGACGTAATTATTTCCCATGAGGCAACTGTGGCGTTTGATAAAAACCAGTCATTCCAGAATGATATGTTTGcgaatatgcatatgtataccaTTGGGTTAGTTGGCACACCTGAACATGAAAAGAGTTCGATGGCCGAATGGGAAATATCATGCAAGACCTTAAGACAAGTTTTCATAATGTATCTGCCGGTTAGACGAACGTGCTCGTGACCCTAAAATTCTGCAAAGTTTTGTGAGATTTTTAAAGTTTGTCAAAAGAAGAGAAGTCAGAATTATTACTGAAGAATTTGCTTAACTGATAGGCATTCCTTTCACAGTCACACTTCTCAGAGTTCACccaccctgatgtattttttatCGCGCTGTGAACGTTTCACATTCAGACCAGTATGTCAGTACCAATACGACTcagacattaaccctttgagcaccaagtcatttttttttcaaatttttgccaaaattttggtgaaaaactagccaatgaaatttgtgtccatttgatccaaaattatcaaaaaattacagaaaaattcataaaaaatggtaaaatgttgcgctgaaattttggtgggaaaaatacagcactcaaagggttaaggtagaacgggcctcggggacagatggtcggactctcaaatttctacaattcttttctgagctaccacttgtgggggctcattttaaagctcttggagaaagaaaaactttcaccttcttagtttttcgaaaatctaaaatttatcttcccccatagagttaacacagaaacgtcggccattttgaatttcaaatatcgcaaaatgttgggtactttgttttgctagttccaaactttgcacagtgacgtccgatttttattgttgatttggtacgagaatggttgaaagtttcattcaggaaagtttgagcaaaagtttactgctttcattttcgaggcgcatactaccttaatgaggACTTGAATGTTGTGTGTCATATTCGTTGGAGGATAAAATGAAAACCAGCGACAGGCAGGACAGACAGAGACGGCACGAGACAGAAACATACATGGACAGAGAAAGtgatacagacagacaggcttAGAGACAGAGAGTGGTGCAGACAGACAGGCTTAGAGACAGAAAGTGGTGCAGACTGACATGTTTACCGACAGAGACGCACAGACAGACTCAACAAACAGACAGGGGTGTATGAGAGAGGAAAAGAGAGATAGAGTGCGACAGGGAGACAAAGAAAACCCGAGGCTTGATTATTATCTGTGTGGTTAAGCGTCGTCAATTTAAAGTACATGAATATTGAATCAGTATTTCTCAACTTCTAGGTTATACATATCCAGACGACAGCAAAGTTGGCCTAAACGAAGCGACAGGAGACGATGAGATCCGTTTGAAACAACTTGTAGACTATATCacatgtaaactttttcaacTAGAGGACTGTGACGAAGCAACAAACGATGTAGGGTACGAGAAGCGGGGCTATTTGAAGAATAGGCAAAGACTTGGCCTTATGTTCGGCAGGAGATCGGCGGATCTCGCCAAGAGGGACGGCGGCAGGCGAAAGGTTGGTAGCAGACGACCGGGCAAAAACAGTCGCAACCAGCACGGCATAGATCGCGATACTTACTGGCACGCTCTCGTACACATCCCAGCCGGCAAAAGGAGCCAACAGACGATGCAACAATTGGCGTAAAGTCaatcgccatgacaacatttcTACTGTTCCCCCGAGTGCAATTCTTAATACAAAAAGTACATCAATGAGTCGACTAAATACGCCCGCCGAATGATAAATTCCCGAAACAAGCCACAGAAAAAATGAGATTTTAAAGTTGCTGTAAAAAGACTTTATACAGAAGTGAACAAAGGAAACCAAACAAATAGATTGGGTTTTATGACCATACTATTGACAAGAACACTACACAGTTCAAATTccctttacattttcaaaagtgtGGCCTATGTTTATTTCGATGACTATTTTATTTCACGCACTACTCTCAAATCAAGTTTGTACCATATCATCTATCTCCTGCATATACCCAGAGAACTTTTGGTGACCCACAAGATCGACCATTATTAGCAAAACTCTTCAGCGTAAAAATCGCTTGATTTAAacatatcatgaatatttatttcaacacCCTGACTTTTTTCCCACATCAATTATACATTCTGATGGATTGCTGTCAAGTCACACTTTCCAAGTATATCACCATCACTATTCCACGTCTTTCATAGAGGGTTTGAGATAACGGTGTGAGTTTATTATCGATAGCAGCATTGAGATTTAGTTTATTTTCATGCTTTGAGGACGTTCTTCAAAACCAGTTTGCCATATACTAACATATATTTTTGTTACATGCATGGTTCGCTTTTTCTTTGAGTGTTCCTATACAGAGGCTGCGTTTTAGAAAATTGTAGTCATTTGCATGCTTTTTTTCTTTACTTGGTTTATGTAATCGTCTTCGATATCATTTTCGCATAAGCATGAAAAAATAGTTTATTTGTCAAAGCAGAAAGTGTTTTTATCATGTTAAGGATATATTATGAGTAGTATTAAAGTTTGGTTGATGATAATGAAACGCTTTCTGTGCTTTCGCTTACCCTTTTTGTACTAACAATGCATAACCCGCCGTATGTTCGCACGATTCCTACTAACACATAGCCTGGTACTTTTAAGAGCCGGGTGTGACAACACTGGATACTCTTCCAGTTTTTCACCCTATCCCGAGTTCCCTGGACGTATACTAACATCTTTTAAGGTAACGGTATGTGTATTTTAGTGTTTTGTTTATGTGTTTTGTGTCATCTGTTTCGTTGACACCATAAGCCTATCGACGAGCAAGAATGACCAGgaaattatatatattgttttaaatttgtcttcataCTTATTGAATAAGTCATGTTTGCGATTGGGAAGCGTCTGAATGTCGTAAATGTgttcaaatacatacatacatacatacatacatacatacatacatacatacatacatacatacatacatacatacatacatacatacatacatacatacatacatacatacatacatacatacatacatacatacatacatacacacgtacacacgtacacacatacaaacatacatacatacatacatacatacatacatacatacatacatacatacatacatacatacatacatacatacatacatacatacatacatacagacatacagacagacagacagacagacagacagacagacagatagacagacagacaatcaaaaacataatttgaaaGAACGCTGTTATGACTGAGAGAACGGTTTATGTGTAAAAGTTTGCAGATTACGTCAGACTTGTCCAAGTCATACATGCACAAAGGTAGTGCTGTCTTTTATAAATTCAAGTCAAACACAAATGTCCAAAATTATATATCTTTTCTCTAATTACCAGAAGCTGGAGCAGATTTAATGAGAGAAATTGAAAAGGCTCCCGTCCTTAAAGCCTGCGCAGGAGTCATCGACTGTTTTGCCAAGTGTCAGCCCTCCCGCCGCGTCGGGAGTTTATACCTTAGGTTCATttatgttttacaaaactttgacAGTGTGATCAGTCACGCTAGAGATGTGAACTTCTGAATGGGCATGCTagagaaattatattttcatgtaaacAACCTAAATTTTCATACTCATTTCTCAAATGATGGTATAATGGATAGATAGGGAGATGAATAAGCATCATAGATATCGATCATTTTCATGACCGTTTTTTCTCGTAGTTTGTAAAATATCCTGCAGATTATTGAAAACTCTTACGTAACCACCCTATTAATTTCGGAGTTAGCGTTCACATTTAGTCAAGCAGAAAAATATCTAACTGCGCATATTCCATGCCAtcaaaaacaagtgtataagcGAGGGCTGTAATTTATGTACAGTCAAGTTCAGTGGTATTGGTTAATCAGAATTAAAAATCGTTTTACTTCAATAATGATACATTCATGTGTTTGCAAATGCTAGCTTACATGACTATGCGATAGCATCCTCTATCACGTAATGCCACAACTTTGTGCGAAATCCCTGTCACTCATTATACTTACATTGTCTTTCTGCTTTCTTTCCTATTCCAGGCCTTCGCATAAACCACCCCCATCCACTGGAGCACACACAACATCTCGCCATTACGTCAGTACTCCGTACCAGCCGCCATTGTGTCCCTCAAGAGGTGTTCACGATTTCTTCCGTTTTTTGACCGAAAAAAATACTCTGGGGTTTTTGCCGAAATGAGCCGGAGTTCTTAAGACAATGTCGACCAGTTTCCCAACATTTTTCGAGCTTTAAATGTTCATGTAAAGGtccattttcacagaaatgtcaCGATATTATTTTGGTCGTTCTAAATatagttttggttatatattcTCCCTAAAgacacatttgtataaaaaaacaCTAGTgtatgttaaaatcaatattttgagtaaGTCACATTAATTAATATCTCTTTGATAACATGCGTTTTACTGTTGCAGTAAATGAGAATATATTGAACTATACCAACTTGTTGTCTGTTTCATTTccttctttgaattttcaataactCACAATATTTCGGAATAGAGAATTCTTTCAAGAATAAAAGAAAGGAGTAAAAAATCAATGTTGTGGATATTAGATGGTACCAGTAATTGTACCGGTTGGTGAAGTGTTTCGTAACTCAAGTGTACAGCACTCATTTTGGAGGAAGCTACATTGACACATGTTGTAGTACCCCTGGCTGTCTTGTCTCTGTCTTTTTCTATCTCAACGTCACTCACTTTCTCTGCCAGCCTCTTTGCTTTGCTTTATTCCATGTCTCTCGTCATCATCTCtcaatctgcttttctttatttctctctgtctctaggtctctctctctctctctctctctctctctctctctctctctctctctctctctctctctcagggaaAGGTAGATTAAACATCATGAAAAGACAACgataaatattaaaacattcaGGCCCTGAACTCTATTACCCATTCGCGTTCGTTTGCTTCGCTGGACTTGTTTTCTCAGAACAGTCACCGATAGCTCCGAGTCCGGTATCAGTaatttgcatggcagggctaagATCACTCCGCGCTACAACATTTGTCATCTTCACTTGTCAAagaaaattaaatgtggatTTGAAAATGCTAGGCTGTAGTAAACTAATACCATGCAATGGAGAGATACAGTAATCACATTAAAGAAATGAATCTAGTCAACACCAAGAATATTGGAAATTAGTCATCGATGCGTTACGCCTTCATCAATATATTGAAAGGTTGAAGGAGAGGAATTTCTAGAAACCCAACAAGGATTTGCTCAATATTTGTAACACAGTATCTCAGCTGTCTATGAATTACCATTTATTCCTATATTAACACTGTCAACAGCTTTACATCCAAGTTGACGATAGCTGGACGGCTGCAAACAGTCAATTAAGCTCGGACCATTGTATTCCAAAATTACCTTCTCGCTTGAATTATTTTTCGCACCTTACACGAAGCGCTCTTCTCTGTCATTGGTTTAGGCAAACGTTATCTTAAATTGGTTGAGATCAATTTTCCAAACTTATCCCATGCGTGACAGATTGCTGCTTAAATTGACAACTGTTTCATCAAATGAAGATAGCCAAGTTTGTGGACATATTTCCAAAGTAAAGTTGTAATAAATCCTCTTATATTGTCAAATCCTGAACTCCGAGAAAGTTAACTCGTTGCCATTGACCTTTGGTAGCATGTTTGTAAAATGAAACGGACAATAGCCGCATATGTTGATTTTTTGTCGGACAAAAcaagtaaaatatatttctcCAAAGGATTATGGAATATATTGTATTACCTTTTGAAATACAATATACACCGCGAATAGAATATATGACAAATATATTTCCGAATAAATGTTTATAAATGAACTTAGTAATTAGTTGACGGAAAGATATACTAAATACCAAGCAAAATATTTTGCGAATGAGCAAAGGAAATATATGCTAATGAGCTAACATGACGAAAATCTGACGAgactatatatatgtataaatatgtatgtatgtatgtatgtatatatatatatgtatacataatgAGATTACATATATATGCTAATGAGATAACGGAAATATACGCTCAGAAGGTAATAGAAATATACGCTAGTTCTCTAACAGTTGCTATAAAAATGTAAGTCACATATAAAGGCGCAATCGATATTAGGTCCCAGAAATGAACGTTTTCTGTGGGATGCTACGCAGAAATAGTTTgctttggtgaaaagaatattataTTTAGCAAAGTAAAGCGCTAATCAATCTCCGAAAAAACCGATGCATTCTGATATTGAAGATgtgtgaaacttttgattgacATCTCTTGCTCAATATTTCCCCGTGTACTCAAGACAACACCTGGTAGCGCAAGCACTACTGGCGATAGCCATAACGGACTGCATGTCTAAGACTGAATCCCGCATGATTCCACAAGTTTTCCTTTCTTGCAgatttgatttttgttgaaCAAAAAGTCCAGAACGCAGTCGTTTGGTAGGTGTAATAACGCGTGACTTTTCGGCTTGTTTTTGAGATCCTGGGTGTTTTGACAAGCTATTTCGTGACgtacaaaatacatcaaaatcagCGAATATGACATGTTAAGTCTGTTAGGCAACAACAAacgtttgattttcacaaacacaagactgtgataatttttatttaCTCCACTTGTTTCAAAGTTTCTACGTAAGCAGCATTTCCGAGCTGACTGCAAACTTTCGACGTTTCAAATATCTATCTGCCAGGTGTATTTTAAGTGTTACCCGACAGAGGATATCTCTTTATGTAAAATGATATGTTTGTAACATTATTCTGAAGACGACTGACTGATAAATTTGGTATCTTAGCCAGCAACTTGGGTTTTATCTCTAATCTCTGATAAAATAGTTTCCTGTGACGTTTCTGACATTGTTACTGAAATGTTCACACACTGAAGTTCCTGCCGTGTCGAGTTCTGTCTCAGTGacatgtctgtttgtctgaGAGTCATGCATGGAACTCTCTAGAGCGGCTGATCGGACCGAAAGCAAATCTTGTACATAGATTTTGCTTTGAAATGGCACATGAAAAACAATGGCAGTAACAGAAATTAATATCACGATGCCAGGTGTAGGGACTATCTGAGGAGGCAAGACGGCTGGCTGCAGAATACACTCATCAAGGTGTTAATAGGTCTACATACTGGCATGCTGATGAACCTTTTACAATGTAACTTTTTCTGCTGCTTatgtgcagcgtctcggaagctgATATCAAATcaggtggctgaatcttaccgttacaataaaatagtacaaaaagactccttaagttgctgtaaatagtGGCAAGCGACCAAttagatataaccttccgaggaTGTTGCACATCAGCAGCAGAAAGATCAGCCCTAACTTTGATGTAGTTGGATGGTCAGGTATCGATGCCTCATGGCATGAGAACTTGGTTGTATTTTGTATGCACGGCGAGCACAATTAATGTTAATTCGCATAATTAATGATCATATATTCTTAGAATAACTACATATAAACGTACTATTGATCATACAAACACGTGGCAGTTTTTACGGTAATTGGGTAGTTTTGCGTCAATGTTAttgctttcaaactttcacaatcagAGAGATACATAATTACGGAAGGACAAGATAAAAGCAGATGACACTTAACTTGGTCACATATATCGTAGATATACAAAGAGATGGAAGTTGTGAAAGCACTGTTTTCTTGTTAGTAATTGCTTATTTATATGAATACTTGTAATTGAAGCTTTTTTCTGttgcaataatatatatacaagATTTGATTAAACTTGCAGATATTGATCATAGCAACATATTAGCGAAATTAAAGGTGTTTATTGAGGTTTTGTATGAAATGACCGATACTTTGTACATTTCGTGAAATTAGCAATATTAATAAGacgtaataataataagacGTAGGTATAATGCAAGATAAACAAATGTataaacatacagacaaacgCACGCCGAGAATATCTAGGCAAGGCAGCATTTTCAGATCAGATTGATTAACAGCAACCGTTTTGGTCTCCCTCTCAAAGTACTCGTCTAACCACCGCGGGGTCAGAGAACAGCACAAGGTTCCTGCAATATTTCGATAAAacctaaaatgttgaaaaacgcGTTTATCACACGATGTTAACCTAAGACTACATTACCTCCTAGTTCAGTTGCCATTATGCATTTGACACAACTTAAAATGCTTATTTAGGGG is a window encoding:
- the LOC139140099 gene encoding uncharacterized protein isoform X1; protein product: MNPLTACTALVALLCVQILVVESQGDSGYTYPDDSKVGLNEATGDDEIRLKQLVDYITCKLFQLEDCDEATNDVGYEKRGYLKNRQRLGLMFGRRSADLAKRDGGRRKVGSRRPGKNSRNQHGIDRDTYWHALVHIPAGKRSQQTMQQLA
- the LOC139140099 gene encoding uncharacterized protein isoform X2 — its product is MNPLTACTALVALLCVQILVVESQGDSGYTYPDDSKVGLNEATGDDEIRLKQLVDYITCKLFQLEDCDEATNDVGYEKRGYLKNRQRLGLMFGRRSADLAKRDGGRRKAFA